A window from Micromonospora terminaliae encodes these proteins:
- the rpsL gene encoding 30S ribosomal protein S12, translating into MPTIQQLVRKGRQAKTTKTKTPALKGSPQRRGVCTRVYTTTPKKPNSALRKVARVKLSSQIEVTAYIPGVGHNLQEHSIVLVRGGRVKDLPGVRYKIVRGSLDTQGVRNRKQARSRYGAKKEKS; encoded by the coding sequence GTGCCCACCATTCAGCAGCTGGTCCGAAAGGGCCGTCAGGCCAAGACGACCAAGACCAAGACCCCGGCGCTCAAGGGGTCTCCCCAGCGGCGCGGCGTGTGCACCCGCGTGTACACCACCACCCCCAAGAAGCCGAACTCGGCGCTGCGCAAGGTCGCTCGTGTCAAGCTCAGCAGCCAGATCGAGGTGACCGCCTACATCCCGGGCGTCGGCCACAACCTGCAGGAGCACTCGATCGTGCTCGTCCGCGGCGGCCGTGTGAAGGACCTCCCCGGCGTGCGGTACAAGATCGTTCGCGGCTCGCTGGACACCCAGGGTGTCCGCAACCGCAAGCAGGCTCGCAGCCGTTACGGCGCGAAGAAGGAGAAGAGCTGA